From Demequina lutea, a single genomic window includes:
- a CDS encoding YeiH family protein, whose amino-acid sequence MTRTQELLARVPGLALATGIAVVATAIGHFVPLIGGPVSGIIIGVILATAIKPGPRLELGMHTARRSVLQLSVVVLGSQLSLAQIAKVGLESLPVMIGTLVVCLTAAWLIGRWLGITGNLRTLIGVGTGICGASAIAAVTPVIGAVGIDVAYAISTIFLFNITAVLVFPIIGHLLGLSQHAFGLFAGTAVNDMSSVVATATTYGPAAANYAVVVKLVRTLMIIPISFVLAAWAGRRDAAAERAAVAGIGVAGVGVAGVRAQGLAVAGITTDGTATDGTATDGTANFAALATNAPRTAVFDPTHTPTPTPPQTPTPTQTPTPTPTPTPPRGPVPRARVHVLRLVPWFLIGFILVAAVNSMGLIPAGAHSGLSTTSVFLITIALSAIGLSTDLAGFRKAGAKPLILGASLWVIVSLTSLGLQFATGLN is encoded by the coding sequence ATGACCCGAACACAAGAACTGCTTGCACGCGTGCCCGGATTGGCGCTGGCGACCGGGATCGCCGTTGTCGCCACCGCCATCGGCCACTTCGTGCCGCTCATCGGTGGCCCAGTGTCCGGAATCATCATTGGCGTGATTCTGGCAACGGCAATCAAGCCGGGGCCACGATTGGAGCTAGGAATGCACACGGCAAGGAGGTCCGTGCTTCAACTATCCGTCGTGGTACTCGGATCCCAGCTTTCCCTCGCGCAAATCGCCAAGGTGGGGCTCGAGTCCCTTCCTGTCATGATCGGCACCCTCGTCGTGTGCCTCACCGCAGCGTGGCTCATCGGTCGGTGGCTTGGAATCACGGGAAATCTGCGCACCCTCATCGGAGTGGGCACCGGGATCTGCGGCGCCTCGGCCATCGCGGCCGTCACCCCAGTGATCGGCGCGGTCGGCATCGATGTTGCGTACGCCATCTCCACCATCTTCTTGTTCAACATCACCGCGGTCCTGGTTTTCCCCATCATCGGCCACCTCCTCGGCCTCAGCCAGCACGCCTTCGGCCTCTTCGCCGGGACCGCGGTGAACGACATGTCCTCCGTCGTCGCGACGGCAACCACCTACGGACCCGCCGCAGCCAACTACGCGGTGGTCGTCAAACTCGTCCGCACATTGATGATCATCCCCATCAGCTTTGTTCTTGCCGCCTGGGCTGGACGGCGGGACGCTGCGGCTGAGCGGGCCGCGGTTGCGGGCATCGGGGTTGCGGGCGTCGGGGTTGCGGGCGTCCGGGCTCAGGGCCTCGCGGTTGCGGGCATCACGACCGACGGCACCGCGACCGACGGCACCGCGACCGACGGCACAGCAAACTTTGCCGCGCTCGCGACAAACGCACCACGCACGGCGGTTTTCGATCCGACTCATACCCCGACCCCGACCCCGCCTCAGACCCCGACCCCAACTCAGACCCCGACCCCGACCCCGACTCCGACTCCGCCTCGCGGTCCAGTCCCGAGGGCACGGGTCCACGTGCTCCGCCTCGTCCCGTGGTTCCTCATCGGATTCATCCTGGTGGCCGCGGTCAACTCGATGGGCCTCATCCCCGCGGGCGCACACTCCGGGCTCAGCACCACATCGGTGTTTCTGATCACGATCGCCCTGTCGGCCATCGGGTTGTCGACCGACCTCGCGGGGTTCAGGAAGGCCGGAGCCAAGCCTCTGATCCTCGGAGCCTCGCTGTGGGTCATCGTCTCGCTCACGAGCCTCGGCCTGCAATTCGCCACCGGCCTGAACTGA
- a CDS encoding GGDEF domain-containing protein, producing MVAEPNTIAGLLPAMATVSVLLVLPLRHWSTAALAVLVGASIAGAFFAVMWLVVARRRQVAPWTRHVNVDVGNVFVTAVVVVCLPQHINMANLYLLTATFAALLFSARAALAHIGAAGVCYAAVLAFGPATAETPEVAWAAVFGTIAVVGAVVLGLVSVLRLAATVDPLTGLANRRAWDERLDEEMERSRRTGTTVTVVLVDLDGFKAVNDRDGHAAGDHLLQTIAHAWQKQVRDGGDFLARIGGDEFAVLAPGTDQVEIRRLIKRFEEVTPARVSFSSGEATWDQTERAPDLLRRADLAMYETKKLKRPHDGRGHTA from the coding sequence ATGGTGGCCGAGCCCAACACGATCGCCGGGCTACTTCCGGCGATGGCCACGGTGTCCGTCCTCCTCGTCCTCCCCCTGCGTCACTGGTCGACCGCGGCGCTTGCCGTCCTGGTAGGAGCATCAATCGCGGGTGCCTTCTTCGCGGTGATGTGGCTCGTGGTGGCGCGGCGGCGGCAAGTCGCACCGTGGACTCGGCACGTCAACGTCGATGTCGGCAACGTGTTTGTGACTGCGGTGGTGGTCGTCTGCTTGCCCCAGCACATCAACATGGCGAACCTCTACCTGTTGACCGCGACCTTCGCCGCCCTGTTGTTCTCCGCGCGCGCCGCGCTCGCCCACATAGGCGCGGCTGGCGTCTGCTACGCGGCGGTACTCGCCTTCGGGCCGGCGACGGCTGAGACACCGGAGGTTGCGTGGGCGGCGGTCTTCGGCACCATTGCCGTGGTCGGTGCGGTCGTGTTGGGGCTCGTGAGCGTGCTGCGGCTGGCCGCCACCGTAGACCCGCTCACCGGGCTAGCCAACCGGCGGGCCTGGGACGAGCGTCTCGACGAGGAAATGGAACGGTCCCGACGGACCGGCACGACAGTCACCGTCGTACTGGTCGACCTCGACGGGTTCAAGGCCGTCAACGACCGCGACGGGCATGCCGCCGGAGACCACCTACTCCAGACCATCGCCCATGCGTGGCAGAAGCAGGTCCGTGACGGCGGAGACTTCCTCGCCCGAATCGGCGGTGATGAGTTCGCCGTACTCGCTCCCGGCACGGATCAGGTGGAGATCCGTCGCCTGATCAAACGCTTCGAGGAGGTCACACCGGCCCGGGTTTCCTTCTCCTCCGGCGAGGCCACCTGGGACCAGACCGAGCGAGCCCCGGACCTGCTCCGCCGGGCCGACCTTGCCATGTACGAGACGAAAAAGCTCAAGCGCCCACACGATGGTCGAGGCCACACCGCCTGA
- a CDS encoding IlvD/Edd family dehydratase, translating to MPLRSDDWYEGETRNAYIHRGWMRRGAPDSAFEGRPQIAIANTASDLTPCNVHLHEVAKSVRDGVYEAGGIPLELPVVSLGETQVRPTAMLWRNMAAMATEEMLRANPIDGVVLLGGCDKTIPSLLMAACSVGLPAVVIPGGPMLTGTFRGRPMGCGTEVWRLSEEVRAGTITNEEFTDSEKSTVRSKGHCNTMGTASTMGLLAEALGMVLPGTAGIPAPDSRLLQQSHAAGRLAVEMVRADRRPSQILTRAAFHNAIIALAAIGGSTNAVVHLLAIAGRVGVDLTLDDFDRIGSRVPLLVDLQPAGRFLMDDLYRAGGLAAVLNEVKDLLDPAALTVTGRPLVEHLEGAEVWDREVIRKREEPLVAEAGLAILRGNLAPDGAVIKPAAASAHLLQHRGRAVVFDSIEDFHARVDDPDLDVDADSVMVLRGCGPKGYPGMPEVSNMPIPAKLLAQGVRDVVRVCDGRMSGTAYGTVVLHVAPESAAGGPLSLVESGDWIELDVAGRRLTLDVPEDVLAARTASAATIDAYAAPTRGWERLYVDHVMQADTGADLDFLVGSSGSRVTRESH from the coding sequence ATGCCTCTGCGTAGCGACGACTGGTACGAGGGCGAGACCCGCAACGCGTATATCCACCGTGGGTGGATGAGGCGCGGCGCTCCCGACAGTGCATTCGAAGGACGCCCGCAGATCGCGATCGCCAACACCGCATCGGACCTCACTCCCTGCAACGTGCACCTGCACGAAGTGGCAAAGTCCGTCCGCGACGGCGTCTACGAGGCGGGCGGCATCCCGCTAGAGCTCCCCGTTGTCTCGCTGGGCGAGACCCAGGTGCGGCCCACCGCGATGTTGTGGCGCAACATGGCGGCGATGGCGACCGAGGAGATGCTCCGTGCCAACCCCATCGACGGCGTCGTGCTCCTGGGTGGCTGTGACAAGACCATCCCCTCCCTCCTGATGGCGGCATGCTCCGTCGGCCTCCCTGCGGTGGTGATTCCTGGCGGGCCGATGCTCACCGGCACCTTCCGCGGCCGCCCGATGGGCTGCGGCACCGAGGTGTGGCGCCTGTCCGAGGAGGTGCGTGCGGGCACCATCACCAACGAAGAGTTCACGGACAGCGAGAAGTCGACCGTCCGCTCCAAGGGCCACTGCAACACGATGGGCACGGCCTCGACGATGGGTCTGCTCGCCGAGGCGCTCGGGATGGTGCTGCCCGGGACGGCAGGCATTCCCGCTCCCGACTCTCGCCTGCTCCAGCAGTCGCACGCCGCGGGGCGGCTGGCCGTGGAGATGGTGCGGGCGGACCGCCGGCCCAGCCAGATCCTCACGCGCGCGGCATTCCACAACGCGATCATCGCGCTCGCGGCCATCGGCGGCTCGACGAATGCGGTGGTGCACCTCTTGGCCATTGCTGGCCGGGTCGGGGTCGACCTGACGCTCGACGACTTCGACCGCATCGGCTCGCGCGTGCCCCTCCTGGTGGACCTCCAGCCCGCAGGTCGGTTCCTGATGGATGACCTCTATCGCGCGGGCGGCCTCGCCGCGGTGCTGAACGAGGTGAAGGATCTGCTCGATCCCGCCGCGCTGACCGTCACCGGTCGCCCCCTGGTCGAGCACCTGGAAGGTGCCGAGGTGTGGGACCGCGAGGTCATCCGTAAGCGCGAGGAGCCGCTCGTCGCCGAGGCCGGCCTGGCCATTCTGAGGGGCAACCTCGCTCCGGACGGCGCCGTGATCAAGCCCGCCGCGGCCTCCGCGCACCTGCTGCAACACCGCGGCCGCGCCGTCGTATTCGATAGCATCGAGGACTTCCACGCCCGCGTCGACGATCCCGACCTGGACGTCGATGCCGACTCGGTGATGGTGCTGCGCGGCTGCGGGCCCAAGGGATACCCGGGAATGCCTGAGGTCTCGAACATGCCCATTCCCGCGAAGTTGCTCGCCCAAGGCGTGCGCGACGTGGTGCGCGTCTGCGACGGCCGGATGAGCGGCACCGCTTACGGCACCGTGGTGCTCCATGTGGCCCCCGAATCGGCGGCGGGCGGGCCGCTGTCGCTGGTGGAGAGCGGGGACTGGATCGAGCTGGACGTGGCAGGGCGTCGCCTCACGCTCGATGTGCCAGAGGATGTGCTGGCGGCGCGCACGGCGAGCGCGGCCACGATCGACGCCTACGCGGCGCCCACGCGCGGGTGGGAGCGCCTGTACGTCGACCACGTGATGCAAGCGGACACGGGTGCCGACCTCGACTTCCTCGTTGGCTCGTCCGGGTCCCGCGTGACGCGGGAATCGCACTGA